In one window of Opitutus sp. GAS368 DNA:
- a CDS encoding glycosyltransferase, producing the protein MDEPLVSIIIRSFNEGWALRQTLPALQAQDYHNWELIVIDSGSTDDSIELIRKAQPRHFIQIEPADYHAPRVMNHGMRLARSNFVIFLNADATPQDSQWLRPLVRVLLNPNVAAVFGRQVPRPGCQAVFARDYETCFGSQHTTGRRNCFFSMVSSGIRKDIWARRGFNEALRYSEDAEYTRWCRAHCYHVIYEPASCVMHSHNYTPAQAARRSFGEGRAEAAMWGGNPQLYNFLRTVLLGWANDVRRDLAFCLRHRRLREWPRALHIRWCQRRARLAGFRDGWQEYRASQVSGVRPPLWARGEFGNLSPQS; encoded by the coding sequence ATGGACGAGCCACTGGTCAGCATCATTATCCGTTCTTTCAACGAGGGTTGGGCACTGCGCCAGACCCTGCCTGCGCTACAGGCGCAGGACTACCACAACTGGGAACTGATCGTCATCGATTCCGGCTCGACGGACGACTCGATCGAGTTGATCCGGAAAGCCCAGCCGCGCCACTTCATCCAGATCGAGCCGGCGGATTATCACGCGCCACGGGTGATGAACCACGGCATGCGGCTCGCGCGTTCGAACTTCGTGATCTTCCTCAACGCCGATGCCACGCCGCAGGACTCGCAGTGGCTGCGGCCGCTGGTGCGCGTGCTGCTCAACCCCAATGTCGCGGCCGTGTTCGGCCGCCAGGTGCCGCGCCCGGGCTGTCAGGCGGTGTTCGCCCGCGACTACGAAACCTGCTTCGGGTCGCAGCACACGACCGGCCGGCGGAATTGCTTCTTCAGCATGGTGAGCAGTGGCATCCGCAAGGACATCTGGGCGCGGCGCGGCTTCAATGAGGCCCTGCGGTATTCCGAGGATGCCGAATACACCCGGTGGTGCCGCGCGCACTGCTACCATGTCATCTACGAGCCCGCGTCGTGCGTGATGCATTCGCACAATTACACGCCGGCGCAGGCCGCCCGGCGCAGCTTCGGCGAGGGTCGGGCGGAGGCGGCGATGTGGGGCGGCAATCCGCAGTTGTATAACTTCCTGCGCACCGTGCTGCTGGGCTGGGCCAATGATGTGCGCCGCGATTTGGCGTTCTGCCTGCGCCACCGCCGGCTGCGGGAGTGGCCGCGCGCCCTTCATATCCGCTGGTGCCAGCGGCGGGCGCGTCTGGCGGGTTTCCGTGACGGTTGGCAAGAGTATCGCGCGAGCCAGGTTTCCGGCGTCAGGCCGCCCCTCTGGGCCCGGGGCGAATTCGGAAATCTCAGCCCGCAATCCTGA